From one Oxobacter pfennigii genomic stretch:
- a CDS encoding response regulator transcription factor — translation MTKVLLIEDDILVAKVILYYLEQEETYEVVWVKTGGEAFASARDKYDIILLDILLPDVNGVDLCSKLKEWHDCPIIFISCLDNSNTIVQALECGGDDFIVKPFDNKVLEARIKANLRRASKVPHKAKNVLECMGFKLDANRHIIIKSQEELKLSSTEFRILSFLMQNPEKYYTPKELYFKVWGEKSWGDARTVIVHIHNIRNKIEEDPNNPRFLKMEWGQGYYFDPQGKQIN, via the coding sequence ATGACGAAAGTTCTTTTAATTGAAGATGACATACTGGTAGCAAAGGTAATTTTATATTATCTTGAGCAGGAAGAGACCTACGAAGTTGTGTGGGTTAAAACCGGAGGCGAAGCCTTCGCAAGTGCAAGGGATAAGTATGATATTATATTGCTGGATATTTTGCTTCCGGATGTAAACGGCGTAGATCTTTGTTCCAAACTAAAAGAGTGGCATGATTGTCCTATTATTTTTATTTCCTGTCTTGATAACAGCAATACGATAGTTCAAGCCTTAGAATGCGGAGGTGATGACTTTATAGTAAAGCCTTTTGATAATAAGGTCCTCGAAGCAAGAATCAAAGCAAACTTAAGAAGGGCAAGCAAGGTACCGCATAAGGCTAAGAATGTTTTAGAATGTATGGGTTTTAAACTGGATGCAAATCGGCATATCATTATTAAATCCCAGGAAGAGCTGAAATTATCTTCAACTGAGTTCAGAATTTTGTCTTTTTTGATGCAAAACCCTGAAAAATATTATACTCCCAAGGAATTATATTTTAAAGTATGGGGAGAAAAAAGCTGGGGCGATGCCCGGACTGTTATTGTCCATATACACAATATAAGAAATAAAATTGAAGAAGACCCTAATAACCCCAGATTCTTGAAAATGGAATGGGGCCAGGGATATTATTTTGATCCTCAAGGAAAACAAATTAATTAA